The Arachis hypogaea cultivar Tifrunner chromosome 16, arahy.Tifrunner.gnm2.J5K5, whole genome shotgun sequence genome contains a region encoding:
- the LOC112698332 gene encoding uncharacterized protein, with translation MRHVLVFCTLDTFSEEIGLWIPVQVANEEHDDKPNGAEEFDEEVLPGRPLPPVCNAELHTDYGGDAVRWGLTHPQDSVANCCQACLDQAKNAKEGEKKCNIWDYCPSEFGCHSPDIYQHKHQECWLKFVEKPKLNFKDRYPKWYRNLHPSAPVIVPWASGVVSA, from the exons ATGAGACACGTTCTTGTCTTCTGCACATTG GATACGTTTTCTGAAGAAATTGGCCTTTGGATACCTGTTCAAGTCGCAAATGAGGAACATGATGACAAACCAAATGGTGCTGAGGAGTTTG ATGAGGAAGTTCTTCCAGGTAGGCCCCTTCCACCTGTGTGCAATGCGGAACTTCACACAGATTATGGTGGCGATGCAGTTCGATGGGGTCTTACTCACCCCCAAGATAGTGTAGCCAATTGCTGTCAAGCTTGCTTGGATCAGGCTAAAAACGCCAAAGAAGGCGAAAAGAAATGCAACATTTGGGATTATTGTCCATCAGAGTTTGGGTGTCATTCTCCGGATATTTATCAGCACAAACATCAGGAGTGCTGGCTAAAATTT GTTGAGAAACCGAAGCTGAACTTTAAAGATAGGTATCCGAAATGGTATCGAAATTTGCATCCGTCTGCACCTGTGATTGTTCCGTGGGCCTCTGGAGTTGTTAGCGCATGA